GGCATGGGTGTGCGTGTAATAATAAGGGAGAAGCGCGGATACGGGACTAGCCACCCGGATTGAGGTTGGCATATGGCCTCTTTGCGCAATTTACTTAGTTGCAACGTTTCTCCTTCGAGTAAAGCACAACaaggaaagaaatattCGAGGTCTAAATGACGAATTGAAGCCCCTCGTTTAGGAAGGAGCGCACACGCCTGGTTTCAgcttgtttcttttttctcgtGTAATTACTTTTCTTACTTAGTATATCTTATTGATGTTACTGCCATCCAGATGTGGGAAGTGGGCGATTTTTATGTTAAATTAAATTCCCGGAAATGTCTCTTCCTGCATGCaagtgttttttttgctcgGGTCCCTTGTGAGCGCGTCCTTTATCTCTTAAGTTCATCGTTCTGCTTACGTATTAGAGTCGATTAAGTCATCAATGCTGTCGATTAGATCGTCGATGAGCTCCTTCGCGTCGCCGATTATCTCTTGAAACCAATTTCCCGCTGCGCTGGCTGTGGCTCTAGCCTGTGTGCTGCTGCTGGTTCTTCTCGATGACGGCGATGCCTCGTCTGGTGGGGTACTAGTTACTGGAGGTATCGAAGTCGTCATTGGTAGTTTTGTCGTTGATGACGAACTCGACGCGGCGGCTATTTCTTCAGTGTTATCCTCGTCCTCGTCCTCGTCCTCGTAGTCGTCATTGTCGTCATTGTCATTGTCATTGTCATtgtcttcctcttcagGGTACCCGCCCCAGATTACGTTATATGTGCTAGTTTCACCAAATCTATCACTCAAGTACTCAAAATCGTCTTCAATCACCACTTCCTCGCTACTCTGAGGTTCACGAAGTTGCTGCATGACTAGGTCGCTGCCATCATTTGGGTTTCTATCCTTCTCCGCGACGCCGCATATGTCGCACAATAGATTGTATATTTCGGTATTCTGGAATGGTTCAATGTATCCCTGTGGGAAATATGGCCCCATGCCGATAAATACCGATCTCATATCGAGTGCACTATTATTGTACCCATGTGACCCAATTGTGAAcacattttcttcgtttttaTCTTCATGGTCACCCTTTTCCGTATTCTTTAGctgatttttcttcatcactgCATACCCGGGTTCGGGTACAATCCAGATTGAGGCCAtgtgatgattttttctatcaTTGAAATTCCATTCTTCGGGGAAGTTTCCATTCACGTAAACTGTATACTTGTCTTCATTTATTGACGTCTTTAATTCGTGGTAAACTTCGTTGATTTTTCCGGAATCCTTTAACGATATGGCCATCATCGGGCCTTCCAGATATGCATGCGACACGTAATCCTTCCTCAATTTCTCGTCCAGTAAATCTTCCCAGACGATAACATTCGAGGGAACCACGATATTACTCATACCATGATCACTTACAATGACCAAATTAGTAAAGTTCgttatatttctttcttgcaAAGATTCGACCAGTTGCTGTAGAAACATATCCACATCCCCTAAGGTCTCAGTGAATTCCTCGTAATAATATTCGGATTCTGCGGGGTATCCATGTTTGTGCCCGAATGCATCTACGTTTGGTACGTAACCGAGAATTAATTGTGGTCTTTCCGCCAATGTGCTCATGTCTACGTACTCCATAATCTTGGATAACTTTTTTGGTAGCGGTTCCTTAGCATTGAATTCGTCGAAGTAAAATGgggttctttcttttgcaatAGGCTTCTCATGATTGGGTTgcagtttttcttcattatacTTGGTATAATTCACCTCACTACCAGGCCACATATGCGCAGCCGCTTTAAATGACATGTCACCGTCAAATGCAGACTGAACAGTTTGCCAAATAGGCTCCgttatattattattccaTATCCGAGGGTCCAGGACGCCCGGATGAAATTCTTCGTCAAGATCAGAATCCCAAAATACGTTGGAGACTATACCATGGTGTAGAGGGTATTGCCCAGTGACTAATGTCCAATGATTGGGGAAAGTTTCCGTGGGAAAACTTGGTATCATAAATGGCGTGGATGTAATATTCATACCTGCGTCATATTTCAATGTATATAAGTCATGCAAAAATGGCGTATTTCTCTTCGATATCAGTGATGGATGGAAACCATCCAGTGAAATCACTATCGTCA
The genomic region above belongs to Saccharomyces kudriavzevii IFO 1802 strain IFO1802 genome assembly, chromosome: 3 and contains:
- the NPP1 gene encoding nucleotide diphosphatase/phosphodiesterase NPP1 (similar to Saccharomyces cerevisiae NPP1 (YCR026C) and NPP2 (YEL016C); ancestral locus Anc_1.444); this encodes MVLQNDLESLDNELEDLSEDPFRDDYITTEDASGSGWQSTWTRMKYWFYRNKLKWTNSRIVVNDSKDNGNNSNFRRGIPLYELDANGQPIDTEYDDNNEYALGTDFHSRIPWKMIFRLLLGSLILAVFLALLINITKSNQSVTVLSHFGNPNFDPYVKYFNGTHEFFPLTIVISLDGFHPSLISKRNTPFLHDLYTLKYDAGMNITSTPFMIPSFPTETFPNHWTLVTGQYPLHHGIVSNVFWDSDLDEEFHPGVLDPRIWNNNITEPIWQTVQSAFDGDMSFKAAAHMWPGSEVNYTKYNEEKLQPNHEKPIAKERTPFYFDEFNAKEPLPKKLSKIMEYVDMSTLAERPQLILGYVPNVDAFGHKHGYPAESEYYYEEFTETLGDVDMFLQQLVESLQERNITNFTNLVIVSDHGMSNIVVPSNVIVWEDLLDEKLRKDYVSHAYLEGPMMAISLKDSGKINEVYHELKTSINEDKYTVYVNGNFPEEWNFNDRKNHHMASIWIVPEPGYAVMKKNQLKNTEKGDHEDKNEENVFTIGSHGYNNSALDMRSVFIGMGPYFPQGYIEPFQNTEIYNLLCDICGVAEKDRNPNDGSDLVMQQLREPQSSEEVVIEDDFEYLSDRFGETSTYNVIWGGYPEEEDNDNDNDNDDNDDYEDEDEDEDNTEEIAAASSSSSTTKLPMTTSIPPVTSTPPDEASPSSRRTSSSTQARATASAAGNWFQEIIGDAKELIDDLIDSIDDLIDSNT